One region of Paucibacter aquatile genomic DNA includes:
- a CDS encoding ABC transporter permease, translating into MELMPILSTLRRHKTAAGLIVLEVALTCAIVCNALHLIQQRVERIQAESGLAESELVTLYLSGIGKADNVDEITSQDLQALRALPGVKSATIINQVTFGNSSTVSGMRQQPEPNGEGIAVPQYASDEHALATMGLKLVEGRNFRAEEIVLDNAFNGPGENPPRPRQVIISQALAKRLFPGSSALGKQVYVFGDVPIEVIGVVQTLGEVHPGPQAQGPNETGGAGRYGMLLPLRNSYRGGFYVMRVDPAQRDAVLKAATPVLESIGGKRMVREARTLEEMRSSYYAQDRAMIWLLGGVCVALLLVTALGIVGLASFWVQQRTRMIGTRRALGATRGQILRYFQLENLLLSSAGIALGMGAAYGINLALIRSYELPLLPAYYLPVGALALCLLGQLAVLGPARRAAALPPVAALRF; encoded by the coding sequence ATGGAACTTATGCCCATCCTCTCCACCCTGCGCCGCCACAAGACCGCGGCGGGCCTGATCGTGCTCGAGGTCGCGCTCACCTGCGCCATCGTCTGCAATGCCCTGCACCTGATTCAACAGCGCGTGGAGCGCATCCAGGCCGAAAGTGGTCTGGCTGAATCTGAGTTGGTGACCCTCTACCTCAGCGGCATCGGCAAAGCCGACAATGTCGACGAAATCACCAGCCAGGACCTTCAGGCCCTGCGCGCCCTGCCTGGCGTGAAAAGCGCCACCATCATCAACCAGGTGACATTCGGCAACAGCAGTACCGTCAGCGGTATGCGCCAACAACCGGAACCCAATGGCGAAGGCATCGCCGTGCCGCAATACGCCAGCGATGAACATGCGCTGGCGACCATGGGCCTGAAACTCGTCGAGGGCCGCAACTTCCGCGCCGAAGAAATCGTGCTCGACAACGCCTTCAACGGCCCCGGCGAAAACCCGCCGCGCCCCCGCCAGGTCATCATCAGCCAAGCCCTGGCGAAACGTCTGTTTCCCGGCAGTTCAGCTCTCGGCAAGCAGGTGTACGTCTTCGGCGATGTGCCGATCGAGGTGATTGGCGTGGTGCAGACCTTGGGTGAGGTTCATCCGGGACCCCAAGCCCAAGGACCGAACGAAACCGGAGGTGCAGGCCGGTACGGCATGCTGCTGCCGCTGCGCAACAGCTATCGCGGAGGCTTCTACGTGATGCGCGTGGACCCGGCTCAACGCGATGCGGTGCTCAAGGCGGCCACCCCGGTGCTGGAGTCCATCGGCGGCAAGCGCATGGTGCGCGAGGCGCGCACTCTGGAGGAGATGCGCAGCAGCTACTACGCGCAGGACCGCGCCATGATCTGGCTGCTCGGCGGCGTTTGCGTGGCCCTGCTCCTGGTCACGGCCCTGGGCATCGTCGGCCTGGCCAGTTTCTGGGTGCAGCAGCGCACCCGCATGATCGGCACCCGGCGCGCCCTGGGCGCCACACGCGGGCAGATCCTGCGATATTTCCAGCTCGAGAACCTGCTGCTGTCCAGCGCCGGCATTGCGCTCGGCATGGGCGCGGCCTACGGCATCAATCTGGCCCTGATCCGCAGCTATGAGCTGCCCTTGCTGCCGGCCTATTACCTGCCGGTGGGCGCGCTGGCGCTTTGCTTGCTGGGGCAACTGGCCGTGCTGGGCCCGGCGCGGCGCGCCGCAGCCTTGCCGCCGGTGGCAGCGCTGCGCTTCTGA
- a CDS encoding sigma-54-dependent transcriptional regulator has protein sequence MRHVLIIDDNAGVREALALLLSLHDIEPLLADSPAQGLALLARARPPVDLVIQDMNFSADTTSGEEGAALFRAIRAQHPDLPVILLTAWTRLEAAVELVKAGAADYLAKPWDDHKLVATVENLLELGESNRALSQARQARQARRAQLTQRLDLAGMVFASDAMLGTLELAAQVARTELPVLISGPNGSGKERLAAIVHANSAQRTGPFVALNCGALPADLIEAELFGSESGAYTGAHKAREGRFEAADGGTLFLDEIGTLPLAGQVKLLRVLETGRFERLGSSRTRSSQVRVISATNADLKAMVAEGSFREDLYYRLNVFELRLPPLAERREDILVLAEHFLAGAASLSEAAREALLAHRWPGNVRELKNVMARAGLLAAGASIQPQHLGLQAAAPAAASAAGHRNLDEPSREAVQAALTAAGGVVSRAAQALGLSRQALYRRMERYGMAEAS, from the coding sequence ATGAGACATGTGCTGATCATCGATGACAACGCCGGCGTGCGCGAGGCCCTGGCCCTGCTGCTCTCCCTGCACGACATCGAGCCCCTGCTGGCCGACAGCCCGGCCCAAGGTCTGGCCCTGCTGGCGCGGGCCCGCCCTCCCGTGGACCTGGTGATCCAGGACATGAACTTCAGCGCCGATACCACCTCGGGCGAAGAAGGCGCGGCCCTGTTCCGCGCCATCCGGGCCCAGCACCCCGACCTGCCCGTCATCCTGCTGACTGCCTGGACCCGGCTGGAGGCGGCGGTGGAGCTGGTCAAGGCCGGCGCGGCCGACTACCTGGCCAAGCCCTGGGATGATCACAAGCTGGTGGCCACGGTGGAGAACCTGCTGGAGCTGGGCGAATCCAACCGCGCCCTGAGCCAGGCGCGCCAGGCCCGCCAGGCTCGCCGCGCACAGCTGACGCAGCGCCTGGATCTGGCCGGCATGGTGTTCGCCTCCGATGCCATGCTGGGCACGCTGGAGCTGGCCGCACAGGTGGCGCGCACCGAGCTGCCCGTGCTGATCAGCGGGCCCAATGGCAGCGGCAAGGAGCGGCTGGCGGCCATCGTCCATGCCAACTCGGCCCAGCGCACAGGTCCCTTCGTGGCCCTGAACTGCGGCGCCCTGCCCGCGGATCTGATCGAGGCCGAGCTCTTCGGCAGCGAAAGCGGCGCCTACACCGGCGCCCACAAGGCACGCGAGGGCCGCTTCGAGGCGGCCGATGGCGGCACGCTGTTCCTCGATGAAATCGGCACCCTGCCCCTGGCCGGCCAGGTCAAGCTGCTGCGCGTGCTGGAGACCGGGCGCTTCGAACGCCTGGGCTCCAGCCGCACGCGCAGCAGCCAGGTGCGCGTGATCAGCGCCACCAATGCCGACCTGAAGGCCATGGTCGCCGAAGGCAGCTTCCGCGAAGACCTGTACTACCGGCTCAATGTCTTTGAGCTGCGCCTGCCCCCGTTGGCGGAGCGGCGCGAAGACATCCTGGTGCTGGCCGAGCATTTCCTGGCCGGCGCGGCCTCCTTGTCAGAAGCAGCGCGCGAGGCCTTGCTGGCCCACCGCTGGCCGGGCAATGTGCGCGAGCTGAAGAATGTGATGGCGCGCGCCGGGCTGCTGGCTGCCGGCGCCAGCATCCAGCCGCAGCACCTCGGTCTGCAAGCGGCAGCGCCAGCGGCCGCCTCGGCAGCCGGCCATCGCAACCTCGACGAGCCCAGCCGCGAGGCTGTTCAGGCCGCCCTCACGGCCGCCGGCGGCGTGGTCAGCCGCGCCGCCCAGGCCCTGGGTCTGTCGCGCCAGGCGCTGTACCGGCGCATGGAGCGCTACGGCATGGCCGAAGCCAGCTGA